The DNA window AGACGCCGCTCCCTTGAGCTACCAAGGCGTACGGATAATTCCTTGGACGGGACTTTAACCCGCTAGATAAGCAGTTGTTACTGCGAACGGACAGCGACTTTTTAGATTGCATAGAACATGTAGCTGATTTGACCCATTCTACAGGGCCAATCTTTTGTCTTGAGAAAAAGTAAAAATGAGCAATATATGTCGCGACAAAAACAAGAGCTTTGTGATATAGAAAGGCTTTGCATAAAATAATAGCCCTAATTGTGCGTTCACTTCATTTTTTGATATCATACAAATTGTTGTTATAGAGAAGATGCTTACAAGATGATAAAAAGGAAACAGCATGCGTATTAGTATCATTTTTTTAATTCTTTTTTTGAGTTCAATTTCGGCTTCTGCAAAGCCATATGTGATTACCAGTGAAACCACTATTAGCAGCGGGAACGGGTATCCACTCTCGGAAAAAGAGATGAAGTCTGCCGTTATTGATAGGGCCCTGTCTGAATTTACTGAAAATGGACAATTCAAAATTATTGAAGATAAGGAAGGTAAGCTCTCTCAACTGGATGGAGGCTTGAAATTTAATATTGCACTTATCGGTACGGCAGAGGTTGTGAAACTGACGGTCACCTTGCAAATGAAAAATGGTGTTACCTATGTCTCAACGGTCTCGGTAGATCTCCATGGCATGGACTATCAGGGTATTTATGATGCCTTTGAACATGTTGGTACCGAAGCAGCTAAACGTCTAAATACGAAAATAGCTATGCTGAATGGGGACAATCGGCAAAGAGAGCAAAAGAGCCCAAAGCCAAATTCGGAAATTCTTTCAATATTTAATGAAGCACAGCAATTAAAGCGCAAGGAGCAATACCGTGAATCTCGTGTTCTCTTTGAAATTGTCGTTAAAGAGAGTTCAAAGGCAGAGCAACAGTGGCACAATATGGCGACTGATGAATTAAGGTATGGGCTTCCCCTTTTTGAAGCTGACAACCTTCTCTATAAGAACAATATGGGAGACCCATTGAGCATAAGGGATAAAATGAAACAGGTTAGCCATCTCTACAGGCAGATTCTCGCGGATAACAGTAACAACCCGACACGTGTGCTTGAAATAAACAGGCGCCTTGACCAGCTATCTATAAGCCTGACAGCTTTGGCAACTGTTGTGAAAGCAAGTAGCCTTAGCCGAGCAACCCCCATACGCTTCAAATTGATAAAACATTATTCAATGACGGGAGAGTGGCCTGATGAGATAACGTTGAAGAAGGTTCTTGCAGATGAGCTGGCAGGCTTTGATTTGATTTGATTAATTATAGTAGAAATGACCAGCAAATGAAGCTTGTACTAAAGGATTTGAAGTATGATACTGACCTCCTGCTTGAAGGTAGGGATCAAAGTGTTACTGTACAGTTGAAATAGGAAATTGTTACAAAGAGTCCCAGGGAGTATGAGAAAAAAGGTTGGAAGGGCGGTACAGCTAAAGCGATTATTGCTAAAGAAACAGGTGGGATTATTCATGTCATCCATTACAAATAATACATTGCGAAAATAGGAAATCATAATGAAAAGTAGTCTGACATTTACGGGAATGTTAATATCTACTGTGTTGCTTTTAGCATTTTTAATTGCATGTCGTGATGACACCCTTTTGTCGGATGGTCCTGAGCTTTACGTGACCAACATGGGAGATGGTTCTATTTCGGTTATTGATACTGAAAGTGGTTCTGTTATCGATACGATAAATGTCGGAACAAATCCGGGGCATATAAGCATTATTCCTTCACTTAACAGGGCATATGTCGGTGATCTTGGTGAAAGCAGAATCCATGTTATCAACACGATTACACGAACGGTTGAGACATCCATAACCCTTTCGACGACCATCGGAGGGGGCGACGTTGATGCGGCCAATGAAAAGGTGTATTTTCTGGATTCACCGGGAACCAACATGCACGTCATAGATGCATCAAGCAATACAGAGACGGCGGACGTCACAATTGGCACCAATGTGCAGGACATCCGCATCAATTCCACAGCAGGTCAAGCCTATGTAACAGATTTTACTGAGGGCCTGAAGCTTATCGATTTGTCTGATAATTCCGTCCTCAACACCATTGCTGTGGCTGATAGCCCTCACGGGCTTGCCGTCGATTCGACGGCAAATATTGTCTATACCACTCAAGTCGATGGCGATACCCTTTCAGTCATTGATGTGGTTGCAGGGTCCATTGGGGATACGATAACCGTTGGAACCGCTCCTCAGTGGGTGGCTCTTAATTCATCGCGTACGAAGGCCTATGTAACCAACGAGGGTGACGGAACAGTTTCAGTCATCGACATAAGCACCGGGACTGTGACAGATACGTTAACAGTGGGAACAAATCCCTTCTTTATTATTATTGATCCCGGTACTGATATGGCATATGTAAGTAATGAAGGCAGTAACACCGTATCGGTGATTGATACCTCCAGTAACACTGTCGTTAATACAATTAGCGTAGGCGCCCAACCGATTGGGCTTGCAATTAATCCCTAAAGGGACATCCGGCAGGGTGCAGCGGAGGCCATTAGCAATCATTAATTTAAACAATATGCTGGACTTCTATCAGCTCGATGCGGACAATGGAATAATTGATCTGAAAGCACAATTTAAAATTTACGTATATGGCTGTGATATCTGCTTTAATGAGAACAGTTTCCCCTCTTGCTATTAGGCGCTTACCCCTAATTGTGGGCATAGTATTTTCTTTACAGGCAAACTGCACATATGCAGCACAGACTTTTATCGGAGTCTCAACGAAATGGGTGCACCTTAAAGGGAAAGAACGGTCAACAGGGTATGAGGTGGTGGATATGACCGGCGATACAGACCAGGGGCTTGTATTGGCTGTAAAATCAATGGATAACTATTTTGCAAACAGTTCATTTGGTTATTTTATCGAATTAGGCATAGATTCATACGCTGTCGACAGGAATGTGACATCAGGATCAGAAGTAGTTCACACAAAACTTGAGGGGTATTATTTGTACTTAACACCCACTCTTTTTTATAGTTTATTCAAAGGGAATCCTAACGATTGGTCATTGAAAATGGGTGCGGGACTTGGCATAGGGTATATAACAGCAGATGGCCTTGTGAAGATGGATGAGGGGCCGGGATTACCTGCCAGATCCATTGATGGTAAAGATCATGATA is part of the Deltaproteobacteria bacterium genome and encodes:
- a CDS encoding YncE family protein, with protein sequence MKSSLTFTGMLISTVLLLAFLIACRDDTLLSDGPELYVTNMGDGSISVIDTESGSVIDTINVGTNPGHISIIPSLNRAYVGDLGESRIHVINTITRTVETSITLSTTIGGGDVDAANEKVYFLDSPGTNMHVIDASSNTETADVTIGTNVQDIRINSTAGQAYVTDFTEGLKLIDLSDNSVLNTIAVADSPHGLAVDSTANIVYTTQVDGDTLSVIDVVAGSIGDTITVGTAPQWVALNSSRTKAYVTNEGDGTVSVIDISTGTVTDTLTVGTNPFFIIIDPGTDMAYVSNEGSNTVSVIDTSSNTVVNTISVGAQPIGLAINP